Proteins encoded together in one Pseudomonadota bacterium window:
- a CDS encoding helix-turn-helix transcriptional regulator — translation MSAAALRTLAEIFRLMGDASRLSIILACLDRPICVSDIAAETKLSPSLVSHHLRLLRGARVLTALRQGRQVFYAAADDHVRQVIRDMAAHVAEPKTERTRQRRGKAPHRLKR, via the coding sequence ATGAGCGCTGCGGCGTTGCGGACGCTGGCGGAGATCTTTCGGCTGATGGGGGATGCAAGCCGGCTCAGCATCATCCTCGCCTGCTTGGACCGGCCGATCTGCGTCTCCGACATCGCGGCCGAAACCAAGCTCTCGCCCTCGCTGGTGAGCCATCACTTGCGTCTCTTGCGCGGCGCCAGGGTGCTGACGGCCCTGCGCCAGGGGCGGCAGGTCTTCTATGCCGCAGCCGACGATCACGTCCGCCAGGTGATCCGCGACATGGCTGCCCACGTGGCCGAGCCCAAAACGGAGCGGACCCGGCAGCGCCGCGGCAAGGCGCCTCACCGTCTCAAAAGGTGA